A DNA window from Candidatus Binataceae bacterium contains the following coding sequences:
- a CDS encoding VOC family protein: protein MSRKPIGKLDHIGIAVKSIAEARKFYEGVLGATFLYERENPAGFRYAEFDLGGTIIELLEPAREDSFMHKFLAENGEGFHHVTFNVPDSRERAAELKAAGVRVVEEKEHSPTSFEAFISPRSSHGVLIQIGSGFPTLSVDPQWEKVVPGLKFEKK from the coding sequence ATGAGCAGGAAGCCGATCGGCAAACTCGATCACATCGGAATCGCCGTAAAAAGCATCGCCGAGGCGCGCAAGTTCTACGAGGGCGTGCTCGGCGCGACCTTTCTCTACGAGCGCGAAAATCCGGCGGGCTTCAGGTATGCCGAATTCGACCTCGGCGGCACCATAATCGAATTGCTCGAACCGGCGCGCGAGGATTCCTTCATGCACAAGTTCCTCGCCGAAAACGGCGAGGGCTTCCATCACGTCACCTTCAACGTTCCCGACTCGCGCGAGCGGGCGGCCGAGTTGAAGGCCGCGGGCGTGCGTGTGGTCGAGGAGAAGGAACATTCGCCGACATCGTTCGAGGCCTTCATCTCGCCGCGCTCGTCGCACGGCGTGTTGATCCAGATCGGCTCGGGCTTCCCGACGCTCTCGGTTGACCCCCAATGGGAGAAGGTCGTGCCGGGGCTCAAGTTCGAGAAAAAATGA
- a CDS encoding ATP-dependent RecD-like DNA helicase: MAEAGEQAELQIEGTLDQLLYVNEQSGYAVAVLERSDEDLRRRVTVVGSLAGLDVGAGLRLRGRFERHPRYGEQFRVEDFETVRPASVAALERYLAGEIKGVGPALARRIAEHFGETLPAVLDERPERLREVRGLGAVVAARIAAAWRDSSGLRELTVFLRGNGIAAGHARRIHNMYGRESLEVVRRDPYVLARTIAGIGFRTADTVAEKLGIPKNSIQRARAAVVFLLERMAEEGHVFAPFGYLEHQFAAALEMDPLLAAQAVEELVETGELVAEDLGGDGNRAIYLRRLHDAELAVAERMRRLTLGRPMGRAVVERAMEAAMGAGGVELSAEQRQALRCALQSKVTVITGGPGTGKTTLLRSLLAALASAGVKATLAAPTGRAARRLADACGREAKTIHRLLEYSPESGGFIRGEAFPLRTTWLVIDEASMMDLELAASLLAALPPDCSLLLVGDRDQLPSVGPGSVLKDAIASGLVPVVELSQIYRQARASLIVANAHRLNRGEMPETANDPEGDFFFFERSSPEDIVATIKQLVQHRLLGGRFELRDPREIQVLAPMNRGPLGAHALNHELQALLNPAGREIRVGDRAFRAGDRVIQLRNNYDKLVFNGEIGRIASIDVERGRVGVAFEDNHAEYDLAELDELGLAYAITVHKSQGSQYPAVVIPLHPGHYLMLRRNLLYTAITRAERVCVLVGTKSALTQAVRNADERRRFSRLADRLRID, from the coding sequence GTGGCGGAAGCGGGCGAACAGGCCGAACTGCAAATCGAGGGCACGCTGGACCAACTGCTCTACGTCAACGAGCAGAGCGGGTACGCGGTCGCCGTGCTGGAGCGGAGCGACGAGGATCTCCGCCGGCGCGTTACCGTGGTCGGCAGTCTGGCCGGACTCGATGTCGGCGCGGGTCTGCGATTGCGCGGGCGCTTCGAACGCCATCCCAGGTACGGCGAGCAGTTTCGGGTCGAGGATTTCGAAACCGTTCGCCCGGCCTCGGTGGCGGCGCTCGAGCGCTATCTTGCGGGCGAGATAAAAGGCGTCGGCCCCGCGCTCGCCCGGCGGATCGCGGAGCATTTCGGTGAGACGCTGCCGGCCGTGCTCGACGAGCGGCCGGAGCGTCTGCGCGAGGTGCGCGGCCTCGGCGCAGTGGTGGCCGCGCGAATCGCCGCGGCGTGGCGCGATTCCTCGGGTCTGCGCGAGCTCACGGTCTTTCTCCGCGGCAACGGAATCGCCGCCGGCCACGCGCGGCGCATCCACAACATGTACGGGCGTGAATCGCTCGAGGTGGTGCGCCGCGACCCCTACGTTCTCGCGCGCACCATCGCCGGTATCGGCTTTCGCACCGCCGATACAGTGGCCGAAAAGCTGGGCATCCCGAAAAACTCGATCCAGCGCGCGCGCGCTGCCGTCGTCTTTCTGCTCGAGCGGATGGCCGAGGAGGGGCACGTCTTCGCGCCCTTCGGCTACCTCGAGCATCAGTTCGCCGCGGCGCTCGAGATGGATCCGCTGCTCGCCGCGCAGGCGGTCGAGGAATTGGTCGAGACCGGTGAACTGGTGGCCGAGGATCTCGGCGGCGACGGTAATCGCGCGATCTACCTGCGCCGCCTGCACGACGCCGAGCTCGCTGTGGCGGAGCGGATGCGGCGGCTGACGCTGGGACGGCCGATGGGCCGCGCGGTGGTCGAGCGCGCGATGGAAGCGGCGATGGGCGCCGGCGGCGTCGAACTGTCGGCTGAACAGCGCCAGGCGCTGCGCTGCGCGCTGCAGAGCAAGGTCACCGTGATCACCGGCGGGCCGGGCACCGGCAAGACCACGCTTCTGCGCTCGCTGCTGGCGGCGCTCGCGAGCGCCGGCGTCAAGGCTACGCTCGCGGCGCCCACCGGACGCGCCGCGCGCCGGCTGGCGGACGCCTGCGGACGCGAAGCGAAGACCATCCATCGCCTGCTCGAGTACTCGCCCGAGTCGGGTGGCTTCATCCGTGGCGAGGCTTTTCCGCTGCGCACCACGTGGCTGGTGATTGACGAGGCCTCGATGATGGACCTTGAACTCGCGGCAAGCCTGCTCGCGGCGCTGCCGCCGGATTGCTCGCTATTGCTGGTCGGCGATCGCGACCAGTTGCCGTCGGTCGGCCCCGGCAGCGTGCTCAAGGATGCGATCGCATCGGGGCTGGTGCCGGTGGTCGAGCTGAGCCAAATCTATCGCCAGGCGCGCGCGAGCCTGATCGTCGCCAACGCGCATCGCCTCAACCGCGGCGAGATGCCCGAGACCGCCAACGATCCCGAAGGCGACTTTTTTTTCTTCGAGCGCAGTTCGCCGGAAGACATCGTCGCCACGATCAAGCAACTGGTGCAGCATCGCCTGCTCGGCGGCCGCTTCGAGCTGCGCGACCCGCGCGAGATCCAGGTGCTCGCGCCGATGAACCGCGGCCCGCTCGGCGCCCACGCCCTCAACCATGAACTGCAGGCGCTGCTCAATCCGGCCGGCCGCGAGATTCGCGTGGGCGATCGCGCCTTTCGCGCGGGCGACCGCGTAATCCAGCTGCGCAACAACTATGACAAGCTGGTCTTCAACGGCGAGATCGGACGGATCGCGTCGATCGATGTCGAGCGCGGCCGCGTCGGCGTCGCCTTCGAGGACAATCACGCCGAATACGACCTGGCGGAGCTTGACGAACTGGGACTTGCCTACGCGATCACTGTGCACAAGAGCCAGGGCAGCCAGTATCCCGCCGTCGTCATCCCCCTCCATCCGGGGCACTACCTGATGCTCCGGCGCAACCTGCTCTACACCGCGATCACCCGCGCCGAGCGAGTGTGCGTGCTGGTCGGCACGAAGAGCGCGCTGACGCAGGCCGTGCGCAATGCCGACGAGCGCCGCCGCTTCAGCCGCCTCGCCGATCGCCTGCGAATCGACTAG